A window of the Oryza brachyantha unplaced genomic scaffold, ObraRS2 ChrUN-Ctg46, whole genome shotgun sequence genome harbors these coding sequences:
- the LOC121056121 gene encoding extensin-like has product MIHRRARAPHTAAKRVPLPCLLTATQLSRPCHAALCHRAASPTCLASARSPRHTPACAAAFGAFRARILSSASARCAALPLDDDRAPAPPLCRFVPSRRSRQAYRALATVPSRPGHATSPTLVPLPTAECNRRPHSMPPLTTSPPPPRPRQLSQPPPARTGRHPKSPPWPPLAPFRRCRYAAALLRLTHARPSLSLERRRPRLGMSPIAAMERCSCHPCAIVIAPPDTDRRPSVVILAPSPPSSVDEPALPPSSISSCHRDCRHRLSRRRLPRLTITDATPPFPGYARIHRVVTVSAPRRRLMSSPPRRSSVAALRAPPPIGRLPPYAAVAI; this is encoded by the exons ATGATCCACCGTCGCGCCCGTGCGCCACACACCGCCGCCAAGCGTGTGCCGCTGCCTTGCCTGCTAACCGCAACGCAACTGAGCCGGCCGTGCCACGCTGCTCTGTGCCatcgcgccgcgtcgccgacgtgtcTCGCCTCTGCTCGCTCGCCCCGCCACACGCCAgcttgcgccgccgccttcggcgCGTTCCGTGCCCGCATCCTCTCCTCCGCATCCGCCCGCTGCGCGGCCTTGCCACTGGACGACgatcgcgcgcccgcgccgccgctttgccGGTTTGTGCCAAGCCGCCGCTCTCGCCAAGCCTATCGCGCCCTCGCCACCGTGCCGTCGCGTCCCGGGCACGCCACCTCGCCCACACTTGTGCCGCTGCCAACTGCCGAGTGCAACCGTCGGCCGCATTCCATGCCGCCGCTAACGacctccccgcctcctccgcgtccaCGCCAGCTGTCACAACCACCTCCCGCACGCACCGGCCGCCACCCTAAATCCCCTCCCTGGCCGCCACTCGCTCCCTTTCGTCGTTGCCGCTACGCTGCTGCCCTTCTCCGCCTCACCCACGCCCGGCCCTCGCTGTCGCTCGAGCGCCGACGCCCCCGCCTCGGGATGTCGCCGATCGCCGCCATGGAACGCTGCTCTTGTCACCCGTGCGCCATTGTCATCGCGCCGCCGGACACCGATCGCCGCCCgagcgtcgtcatcctcgcgccctcaccgccgtcgtccgtCGATGAGCCCGCTCTCCCCCCTTCCTCTATttcttcgtgccaccgcga CTGTCGCCACCGTCTGTCCCGgcgccgtctccctcgcctcaCCATCAccgacgcgaccccgccgTTCCCGGGGTACGCCCGCATACACCGTGTCGTCACCGTCTccgccccgcgccgtcggctgatgtcctcccctccgcgccgctcGTCGGTGGCCGCcctccgtgcgccgccgcccattgGTCGCCTCCCACCgtacgccgccgtcgccatctaG